Proteins encoded within one genomic window of Callithrix jacchus isolate 240 chromosome 11, calJac240_pri, whole genome shotgun sequence:
- the LOC100405020 gene encoding GTPase IMAP family member 1: protein MGQQGKMGSHEEHLHGSAENTQSQQEPTLRLILVGRTGAGKSATGNSILGQRRFLSRLGATSVTRACTTASRRWDKWHVEVVDTPDIFSSEVPRTDPRCEERGHCYLLSAPGPHALLLVTQLGRFTAQDQQAVKQVRDMFGEGVLKWMVIVFTRKEDLAGGSLHDYVRGSENRALRELVAQCGGRVCAFDNRATGPEQEAQAEQLLGLVEGLVWEHEGAHYSNEVYQLVQQLRWADPGERLRRVAERVANRMRRRRWSAGLRAWLGAWPKPPWSWSLGLALLLGGALLRRVLLPRRQLEVFAEVKSD, encoded by the exons ATGGGACAACAAGGGAAGATGGGAAGCCATGAGGAACATCTCCATG GTTCAGCAGAGAACACCCAGTCCCAGCAGGAGCCCACACTGAGGCTCATCCTTGTTGGGAGAACAGGGGCCGGGAAGAGTGCCACCGGGAACAGCATACTGGGCCAGAGACGGTTCCTATCCAGGCTGGGGGCCACATCTGTGACCAGGGCTTGCACCACTGCCAGCCGCAGGTGGGACAAGTGGCACGTGGAAGTCGTGGACACTCCAGACATTTTTAGCTCCGAGGTGCCCAGGACAGATCCCCGCTGTGAGGAGAGAGGTCACTGCTACCTGCTCTCGGCTCCCGGGCCCCACGCGCTGCTCCTGGTGACCCAGCTGGGCCGGTTCACAGCCCAGGACCAGCAGGCGGTGAAGCAGGTGAGGGACATGTTCGGGGAGGGCGTCCTGAAGTGGATGGTCATCGTCTTCACCAGGAAGGAGGACCTGGCCGGGGGCTCCCTGCACGATTACGTGCGCGGCTCAGAGAATCGGGCCCTGCGCGAGCTCGTGGCCCAGTGCGGGGGCCGGGTCTGTGCCTTTGACAACCGGGCGACCGGCCCGGAGCAGGAGGCCCAGGCGGAGCAGCTGCTGGGGCTGGTGGAGGGCCTGGTGTGGGAGCACGAGGGCGCCCACTACTCCAACGAGGTGTACCAGCTGGTGCAGCAGCTGCGCTGGGCGGACCCCGGGGAGAGGCTCCGGAGGGTGGCGGAGCGCGTGGCCAACCGCATGCGGAGGAGGCGGTGGAGCGCCGGGCTGCGGGCCTGGCTGGGGGCATGGCCGAAGCCGCCCTGGAGCTGGAGCCTgggcctggccctgctgctgggAGGCGCGCTCCTGCGCCGGGTGCTGCTCCCCAGGCGCCAGTTGGAGGTCTTTGCGGAGGTCAAATCTGACTGA